One Gymnogyps californianus isolate 813 chromosome 11, ASM1813914v2, whole genome shotgun sequence genomic window carries:
- the LARP6 gene encoding la-related protein 6 — MAQRQPSTPGGPEAAEPGPGAAGPELTAASGPAQIRVAVQAAAEEEEEEEGGGAPCPAARGGGSCSEEDSGRCGRSSGGENDDDPDQNWKPPENDLIQKLIAQIEYYFSDENLEKDAFLLKHVRRNKMGYVSVKLLTSFKKVKHLTRDWRTTAYALKYSDTLELNDDNRKVRRNTPVPVFPSENLPTRMLLVYDIHMISELQALNKQENGCMQERIMEHLLKAFVTFGAISSVRILKPGRDLPPDIRRVSNRYTQLGTQECAIIEFEEVDAAVRAHDFTCAEQKETGMKVVLIGMKPPKKKVPKDKNHDEDTSKSLKKARSLNKRVEELQFVGDESSANSSSDPESNPTSPLSGRKSTATNTTSNLSPVIHPNNHLSPTVSPRSSPWNSPSSLRKVTRKSLLAEDSKLNSSSSPEIPRKCADYSSDSSITPSGSPWVQRRKAQTATQEKSPISSPMLARKIQNADGLPVGVLRLPKGPDGTKGFHNGCERRKAMKNV, encoded by the exons ATGGCCCAGCGGCAGCCGAGCACCCCTGGGGGCCCCGAGGCGGCGGAGCCCGGGCCTGGGGCCGCCGGCCCGGAGCTGACGGCGGCGAGCGGCCCCGCGCAGATCCGAGTAGCGGTCCAGGCGGCCgcggaggaggaagaggaggaggagggcggcggCGCGCCGtgcccggcggcgcggggcggcggcagctGCAGTGAGGAGGACTCGGGGCGGTGCGGGCGCTCCAG TGGTGGGGAAAATGATGATGACCCTGACCAGAACTGGAAACCACCAGAAAATGACCTGATCCAGAAGTTAATAGCACAGATTGAATATTACTTCTCAGATGAGAACCTTGAGAAAGATGCCTTCCTTCTAAAGCATGTGAGAAGAAATAAGATGGGCTATGTCAGCGTTAAACTCCTCACTTCTTTTAAGAAG GTGAAACACCTTACCCGTGACTGGAGAACCACAGCCTATGCACTGAAGTACTCAGACACTCTTGAGCTCAATGACGATAACAGAAAGGTTAGAAGAAATACTCCAGTTCCAGTGTTTCCAAGTGAAAACCTCCCTACCAGGATGTTACTGGTGTATGATATCCACATGATTTCTGAGCTGCAGGCTCttaacaaacaagaaaatggaTGCATGCAAGAAAGGATAATGGAGCATCTCCTCAAAGCCTTTGTAACTTTTGGTGCAATTTCATCAGTTCGTATTCTCAAGCCTGGTAGGGATCTACCACCTGATATCAGGAGGGTCAGCAATCGGTACACCCAACTGGGAACTCAGGAATGTGCAATTATAGAATTTGAAGAAGTAGATGCTGCTGTACGTGCTCACGACTTCACATGTGCTGAACAGAAAGAGACCGGCATGAAGGTTGTCCTAATAGGCATGAAAcctccaaagaaaaaagttccCAAAGACAAGAACCATGATGAAGATACCAGCAAGAGTCTTAAGAAGGCTAGATCACTTAATAAGAGAGTTGAGGAACTTCAGTTTGTTGGTGATGAATCTTCAGCAAATAGCTCTTCTGACCCAGAGAGTAATCCTACATCACCATTATCAGGACGCAAAAGTACTGCAACAAATACTACGAGTAATTTGAGCCCCGTCATTCACCCAAACAACCATTTGAGTCCTACTGTGTCACCCAGATCAAGTCCTTGGAATAGTCCATCTTCACTAAGAAAAGTAACCAGAAAGTCTCTGCTGGCTGAAGATAGCAAGCTTAACTCAAGCAGTAGCCCTGAAATTCCAAGGAAATGTGCAGATTATTCCTCAGATAGCAGTATCACTCCTTCTGGTAGCCCCTGggtacagagaagaaaagctcaAACTGCAACACAAGAGAAGAGTCCCATCAGTAGCCCCATGTTGGCTcgaaaaatacaaaatgcagatGGTCTACCTGTAGGGGTGCTGCGGCTGCCTAAAGGTCCTGATGGCACTAAAGGATTCCACAATGGATGTGAAAGAAGGAAGGCTATGAAGAATGTATAA